The following proteins are encoded in a genomic region of Pelorhabdus rhamnosifermentans:
- a CDS encoding polyribonucleotide nucleotidyltransferase: MQSFSMEIGGRKLTVETGKMAKQANGAVLVRYGDTAVLVTATASAEPREGVDFFPLTVDYEEKLYAVGKIPGGFIKREGRPSESAILTCRLIDRPIRPLFADGFRNDVQIIATVLSVDQNNPPDMAAMIGASCALSISDIPFNGPIGGVRMGLIDGQLIVNPTVEQQAASDLNLAVAGTKNAISMVEAGAHEVSEETVLSAIAKGHEVICEIVAMQEKMMAEIGKTKREVKLFVVDPEIDRAVRDYMSENLAKAVQHPDKQTREEQIQAVKSETSEHFAAIYPDHGKDISAMQKKILKEIVRKMITIDKIRPDGRAIEEVRPITCEVSLLPRTHGSALFTRGQTQALTVTTLGALGDSQILDGVGVEESKRYIHHYNFPPYSTGETRPTRSPGRREIGHGALAERALLPVIPSEEEFPYTIRLVSEILESNGSSSMASVCGSTLSLMDAGVPIKAPVSGVAMGLVKDGENFTVLTDIQGMEDALGDMDFKVAGTEKGITAIQMDIKIQGITQEILKVALAQAQRGRTHIRGKMLEALQSPRPELSSFAPRIITMSIDPDKIRDVIGPGGKMIKRIIEETGVTIDIEDDGKVYIAAVEQEAGKKAVAWIESLVKSVEVGTIYKGKVTRIMNFGAFVEILPGKEGLVHISQLARERVGKVEDVVKVGDELLVKVTEIDRQGRVNLSHKDCLPREKEQEKQ; the protein is encoded by the coding sequence ATGCAGAGTTTCTCTATGGAAATAGGTGGAAGAAAACTGACCGTTGAAACAGGAAAAATGGCAAAACAGGCCAATGGTGCCGTGTTAGTTCGTTATGGAGATACAGCGGTGCTTGTGACTGCAACAGCATCAGCTGAACCACGGGAAGGCGTGGATTTTTTCCCGCTTACTGTTGATTATGAAGAAAAATTATATGCAGTTGGTAAAATTCCTGGTGGATTTATTAAACGTGAGGGTCGCCCCAGCGAATCGGCTATCCTCACTTGTCGGTTAATTGATCGGCCAATTCGTCCTTTATTTGCCGATGGTTTCCGCAATGATGTCCAGATTATTGCCACAGTCTTATCTGTTGACCAAAACAATCCACCGGATATGGCAGCTATGATTGGCGCTTCCTGTGCTTTAAGCATTTCTGATATTCCATTTAATGGCCCTATCGGTGGTGTACGTATGGGCTTAATTGATGGCCAATTGATTGTGAATCCTACGGTAGAACAACAGGCAGCTAGTGACTTAAATCTTGCTGTAGCTGGTACGAAAAATGCTATTTCAATGGTTGAAGCGGGCGCTCATGAAGTGAGTGAAGAAACAGTCTTGTCAGCCATTGCAAAGGGTCATGAGGTCATTTGTGAGATTGTAGCCATGCAGGAAAAGATGATGGCTGAGATCGGAAAGACGAAACGTGAAGTAAAACTTTTTGTTGTGGATCCTGAGATTGACCGTGCTGTTCGTGATTACATGTCAGAAAATCTTGCTAAAGCTGTACAGCATCCTGACAAACAAACGCGTGAAGAACAAATTCAGGCTGTAAAAAGTGAGACGAGTGAACACTTTGCTGCCATTTATCCTGATCATGGCAAAGATATTAGTGCCATGCAGAAAAAGATACTCAAAGAGATCGTTCGTAAAATGATTACAATCGATAAAATTCGTCCTGATGGTCGCGCCATTGAAGAAGTACGTCCCATTACGTGTGAAGTGAGTCTTTTGCCTCGGACACATGGTTCGGCACTTTTTACGCGTGGTCAAACGCAAGCTTTGACTGTGACGACATTAGGTGCTCTTGGCGACTCTCAAATACTCGATGGTGTGGGTGTGGAAGAATCGAAACGTTATATTCATCATTATAATTTTCCACCTTACAGTACGGGTGAAACACGTCCAACACGTAGTCCGGGTCGTCGTGAGATCGGTCATGGCGCACTTGCTGAACGCGCTCTCCTCCCTGTGATTCCTTCGGAAGAAGAATTTCCTTATACTATTCGCCTTGTTTCCGAAATATTAGAATCCAATGGTTCTAGCTCGATGGCCAGTGTTTGTGGCAGTACTTTGTCTCTGATGGATGCAGGTGTACCCATTAAAGCTCCTGTTTCCGGTGTTGCTATGGGACTTGTAAAAGATGGTGAGAACTTTACCGTCTTGACAGACATTCAAGGCATGGAAGATGCTTTGGGCGATATGGACTTTAAAGTTGCAGGAACAGAAAAGGGTATTACAGCCATTCAGATGGATATTAAAATTCAGGGGATTACACAAGAAATTCTTAAAGTAGCCTTGGCTCAGGCCCAGCGTGGTCGGACGCATATTCGAGGTAAAATGCTTGAAGCTTTGCAAAGTCCTCGTCCTGAACTATCTTCTTTTGCACCGCGGATTATTACCATGTCCATTGATCCCGATAAAATTCGCGATGTTATTGGACCTGGCGGTAAAATGATTAAAAGAATTATTGAAGAAACAGGTGTTACCATTGACATTGAAGATGACGGCAAGGTTTATATTGCCGCTGTCGAACAAGAGGCAGGGAAAAAAGCTGTTGCTTGGATTGAAAGTCTTGTTAAAAGTGTTGAAGTAGGGACCATCTATAAAGGCAAAGTTACGCGAATCATGAATTTTGGCGCTTTTGTTGAAATTTTGCCTGGTAAAGAAGGTCTTGTACATATTTCGCAATTAGCACGAGAGAGAGTAGGTAAGGTGGAAGATGTCGTGAAAGTGGGCGATGAACTTCTTGTTAAAGTTACTGAAATTGACCGTCAGGGCCGCGTGAATTTGTCGCATAAAGATTGCCTGCCTCGTGAGAAGGAACAGGAAAAGCAGTAA
- the rpsO gene encoding 30S ribosomal protein S15 encodes MLTPDLKQQLIEQYRVHENDTGSPEVQIAILTERINYLTEHLKEHKKDHHSRRGLLKMVGQRRGLLNYLRDNNIDRYRTILEKLNLRK; translated from the coding sequence ATGTTGACACCTGATTTGAAACAACAGTTAATCGAGCAGTACCGTGTACATGAAAATGATACGGGATCGCCTGAAGTACAAATTGCTATTTTAACTGAACGGATCAATTATTTGACGGAGCATTTAAAAGAGCACAAAAAAGACCATCATTCACGTCGTGGATTGTTAAAAATGGTCGGTCAGCGTCGTGGATTATTAAATTATCTTCGTGATAATAATATCGATCGCTACCGTACTATTCTTGAAAAATTAAATCTGCGTAAATAA
- a CDS encoding bifunctional riboflavin kinase/FAD synthetase, with amino-acid sequence MEIFTQLADLPQGLTNTAIALGTFDGMHIGHKKIVQRVIQFAKLSGGTSVMFTFSNHPRSVLFPDHAPKLLMSQGKKAELLETLGLDMLVTIPFTTDFLKFSPDEFVQLLLKRFQPALLVVGANYCYGYKGQGTSKTLLSAGRENGFAVEVSPIITVAGHAVSSTTIRKLIENGQLKRAAMFLGQLYELEGPVVDGDKRGRVLGFPTANIFIESAMLLPSDGVYAVQFILNNQVYQGLANVGVNPTFRGEERRLEVFLLNFSGDLYGEKVRIAFLDKIRHERVFQNGERLVEQIQQDIAVAKRIFSLR; translated from the coding sequence ATGGAAATTTTCACACAATTAGCTGATTTACCACAGGGACTTACAAATACTGCAATTGCCCTAGGTACTTTTGATGGGATGCATATTGGACATAAAAAAATCGTTCAGCGTGTTATTCAGTTTGCTAAACTAAGTGGTGGCACGAGCGTCATGTTTACTTTTAGCAATCATCCGCGGTCTGTTCTATTTCCTGACCATGCGCCTAAGTTATTAATGAGTCAGGGAAAAAAAGCTGAATTGCTTGAAACGCTTGGACTTGACATGCTTGTGACCATTCCATTTACAACGGATTTTTTAAAATTTTCTCCAGATGAATTTGTACAGTTACTTCTGAAGCGTTTTCAGCCAGCACTGCTTGTTGTGGGAGCCAATTATTGCTATGGCTATAAGGGGCAGGGGACGAGTAAAACGCTATTATCAGCAGGGCGGGAAAATGGTTTTGCTGTGGAAGTCTCACCCATCATTACGGTAGCCGGGCACGCAGTAAGTTCAACAACGATTCGGAAACTTATTGAAAATGGTCAGTTAAAGCGTGCTGCTATGTTTTTAGGCCAGTTATATGAATTAGAAGGACCTGTTGTTGATGGCGATAAGCGGGGGCGTGTTCTGGGATTTCCAACAGCCAATATTTTTATTGAATCAGCCATGTTATTGCCTAGCGATGGTGTTTATGCTGTTCAGTTCATTTTAAATAACCAAGTTTATCAAGGACTCGCTAATGTGGGGGTCAATCCGACATTTCGTGGTGAGGAACGACGTTTAGAAGTCTTTTTATTGAATTTTTCCGGCGATTTATATGGCGAAAAGGTTCGTATCGCTTTTCTTGATAAAATTCGCCATGAAAGGGTATTTCAAAATGGTGAGCGTTTAGTTGAGCAAATTCAGCAGGATATTGCTGTAGCTAAACGGATATTTTCACTTCGATAG
- the truB gene encoding tRNA pseudouridine(55) synthase TruB, which translates to MISGLINFLKPPGMTSHDVVSFIRRTYGLKKVGHAGTLDPAAAGVLPVALGQATRLLEYMTDTNKTYRVELTFGYETDTGDEAGQIIQTSTVRPKKAAMEACLSTFVGTIEQVPPMYSAIKVDGKKLYDLARQGISIDVKARQIMIESIELLTTTENKILFDVTCSKGTYIRTLCLDISHRLGTYGTMTFLLRTQVGDFRIDQAATAEEIQKEPDKWLLPIEYAVRSLPRMHVNCEQSDHFLHGRSFSTLLTHGEIYSVFDEQESLLGIGKVADSGLIISPVKVIAVS; encoded by the coding sequence ATGATTTCAGGACTCATTAATTTTTTAAAACCGCCTGGCATGACCTCTCATGATGTCGTGTCCTTTATTCGGCGTACGTATGGACTGAAAAAAGTTGGTCACGCCGGTACCCTTGATCCAGCTGCAGCAGGTGTATTACCTGTTGCATTGGGGCAGGCTACGCGGCTTTTGGAGTATATGACAGATACAAATAAGACCTATCGTGTAGAATTAACCTTCGGATATGAGACAGATACAGGTGATGAGGCAGGTCAAATCATTCAAACAAGCACTGTGCGCCCCAAAAAAGCGGCGATGGAGGCGTGTTTGTCTACTTTTGTTGGTACAATTGAACAAGTGCCGCCCATGTACTCTGCCATCAAAGTAGACGGGAAAAAACTGTACGACTTAGCACGTCAAGGAATTTCAATCGATGTTAAGGCGCGACAAATTATGATTGAATCGATTGAACTATTAACTACTACGGAAAATAAAATTTTATTTGATGTTACTTGTTCTAAGGGGACTTATATTCGAACCTTGTGTTTAGATATCAGTCACCGCCTTGGAACGTATGGAACGATGACATTTTTACTGCGAACACAAGTGGGTGATTTTCGGATTGATCAAGCCGCGACAGCTGAAGAAATCCAAAAAGAGCCAGACAAATGGTTGCTACCGATTGAATATGCCGTACGCTCTTTGCCTCGTATGCATGTTAATTGTGAGCAGTCCGATCATTTTTTGCATGGCCGATCATTTTCTACTTTACTGACTCATGGGGAAATTTATTCTGTTTTTGATGAACAAGAATCTTTGCTTGGAATAGGAAAAGTTGCTGATTCGGGCTTGATTATTTCTCCAGTAAAAGTGATTGCAGTATCCTAA
- a CDS encoding DHH family phosphoesterase → MEVSFATIGELLDRHQHFILTPHMHPDGDCLGSMLGLYHYLVSRGKKVEMFLDDTVPSSFAFFPGVSVIKQPQHVKADLLIVLDASDVDRLGRVKEQVDAPILNIDHHVSNTHFAEYWLVDSSASATAEIVYGLLKHLQATITTDMAVCLYTGIVTDSGFFRYANTSPKTMRYGAELMEQGVRPHVIAELLETRSLESLTIMADVLRTLEFYADNQIAVITISPEITAKGSDYTEGLINYPRSIEHVEIAVMFKIVDANTVRISLRSNNVDVSAIAVAFGGGGHIRAAGCTFSGSIIEAKQRIIELSTATLAGQQ, encoded by the coding sequence ATGGAAGTGTCTTTCGCTACAATTGGTGAATTACTTGACCGTCATCAGCATTTTATCTTAACGCCTCATATGCATCCAGATGGGGATTGTCTCGGTTCCATGCTTGGTTTATATCACTATCTTGTGAGCCGTGGTAAAAAAGTCGAAATGTTTCTTGACGATACCGTTCCATCTTCTTTTGCTTTTTTTCCTGGCGTGAGTGTTATTAAACAGCCTCAGCATGTTAAAGCGGATCTATTGATCGTTCTTGATGCTAGTGATGTAGATCGTTTAGGTCGCGTAAAAGAGCAGGTAGATGCTCCTATTTTAAATATCGATCATCATGTATCAAACACTCATTTTGCTGAGTATTGGCTTGTTGATTCTTCTGCTTCGGCTACAGCTGAAATTGTCTATGGCCTGTTAAAACATCTTCAGGCCACTATTACAACAGATATGGCTGTCTGTCTTTATACGGGTATTGTTACAGACTCAGGTTTTTTCCGTTATGCTAACACTTCACCTAAAACCATGCGGTATGGTGCTGAACTAATGGAGCAGGGCGTAAGACCGCATGTGATTGCTGAATTGCTTGAAACGCGTTCGTTAGAAAGTCTGACGATTATGGCAGATGTTCTTCGTACACTCGAATTTTATGCGGACAACCAAATTGCAGTCATTACAATTAGTCCTGAAATCACCGCCAAGGGGAGTGATTATACGGAAGGTTTAATTAATTATCCTCGCAGTATTGAGCATGTTGAAATTGCTGTTATGTTTAAAATTGTCGATGCAAATACTGTACGGATTAGCTTGCGATCAAACAATGTTGATGTAAGCGCCATTGCTGTAGCATTTGGCGGTGGCGGACACATTCGGGCGGCAGGTTGTACGTTTAGTGGGTCCATTATTGAGGCCAAACAGCGTATAATTGAACTCTCAACAGCAACTTTGGCTGGTCAACAATGA
- the rbfA gene encoding 30S ribosome-binding factor RbfA, whose amino-acid sequence MGQLRVEKVQELIKQELSKMILTELKDPGIGFVTVTQVEATGDLRSAKVYLSLLGSDEEKAQTWKALERALGHMRSEIGKRIRLRLTPELTLHLDKSIDYSTHIEKLLLKIKSEEDGK is encoded by the coding sequence ATGGGACAACTGCGTGTTGAAAAAGTGCAGGAACTCATTAAGCAAGAACTGAGTAAAATGATTTTAACAGAACTAAAAGATCCGGGTATTGGCTTTGTTACAGTGACACAGGTCGAAGCAACCGGCGATTTGCGTAGCGCCAAAGTCTATTTGAGTTTGCTTGGTAGTGATGAAGAAAAAGCGCAGACTTGGAAGGCTTTAGAGCGTGCGCTTGGTCATATGCGTAGTGAAATAGGCAAGCGTATTCGTCTGCGTCTTACACCTGAACTGACTTTACATTTAGACAAATCCATTGATTACAGCACACACATTGAGAAATTGCTGCTGAAAATTAAATCAGAAGAGGACGGAAAGTAA
- the infB gene encoding translation initiation factor IF-2 has translation MSKYRIYELAKEFNTTSKVIIDILERNNMPAKNHMSSVDDTAKAVVDRTFARKSAPIDLPAEKRSVPTATPKAPEKSVPVVKPAGLGSNRSSAPANSGYSRTNNRPNSYNNSSSQTGTNHTSNPNRSSYSRPDQRRTTPTSGTNASQSTGGQYQQRTYSNNNNRSTSNRPDQRSTSSTAGQHNQNRPYNHTAPHSSTSNSSAARTSNFTPSRTTSTTGSSTQQNRSNSSYNRPQSTNNRPTASNRQQSFSNNRGPNQSNYRGGSNNQSRNASQNRNRPQNQNRHRNNHQQVPQTPRVEIPKPTHVQVGELITVKDFAAKCNRSIGEIIKKLMTLGVMAAINQEIDFDTATLVGTEFGVTVEPLPPEADLTEIPEIIDEPESLLPRSPVVTVMGHVDHGKTSLLDSIRKANVTASEAGGITQHIGAYQVNYQGKRIVFLDTPGHEAFTAMRARGAQVTDISILVVAADDGVMPQTIEAINHSKSAKVPIIVAINKMDRPGANPDVVKQQLSEHGLIPEDWGGDTIMVPVSAQKKTGIADLLEMVLLVAEMQELKANPNRTAYGTIIEAELDKGRGPVATVLIQKGTLHIGDSIIAGTAHGKVRAMTNERGEKVKKAGPSTPVEVLGLSDVPLAGDILEAVDEKVARLVADKRIAKKRTEDMQHSSKISLDDLFEQIKEGNLKELNIVVKADVQGSIEALKQALVNLKNEEVRVNVIHAAVGAINESDVLLASASNTLIIGFNVRPDANARKAAEAEKVDIRTYRVIYDAINDVQAAITGMLAPTFKENILGRVEVRKVINIPQGVVAGSYVLEGKISNKSQVRIIRDGVVIHEGVVDGLKRFKDDAKEVAAGYECGVTIEKFRDIKEGDIFEAFIMEEVKKSS, from the coding sequence ATGTCAAAATACAGAATATATGAATTAGCCAAAGAGTTTAATACGACAAGTAAAGTCATTATTGATATTTTAGAACGGAATAATATGCCAGCGAAGAATCACATGAGTAGTGTCGATGATACGGCCAAAGCCGTTGTTGATCGAACTTTTGCTCGTAAATCAGCACCTATCGATTTGCCTGCAGAAAAACGGAGCGTGCCCACTGCTACTCCTAAGGCACCAGAAAAATCAGTTCCTGTGGTAAAACCCGCAGGTTTAGGGTCCAATCGGTCTTCTGCACCAGCTAATTCAGGTTATAGCAGAACTAATAACCGACCGAATTCCTATAATAATTCGAGCAGTCAAACAGGGACAAATCATACATCGAATCCAAATCGTTCGTCTTATTCGCGACCGGATCAACGGCGAACTACTCCGACGTCAGGAACGAATGCCTCGCAGTCTACAGGTGGTCAGTATCAACAGCGGACTTATTCCAATAATAATAATCGTTCTACAAGCAATCGTCCGGATCAACGCAGTACATCTTCCACAGCGGGGCAGCATAATCAAAATCGACCTTACAACCATACTGCGCCACATAGTTCCACATCAAATTCTTCAGCAGCAAGAACTTCAAATTTTACACCATCAAGAACAACATCTACGACAGGCAGTTCAACGCAGCAGAATCGTTCGAATTCCTCTTATAATCGTCCGCAGTCCACGAATAATCGTCCGACTGCTTCTAATCGGCAGCAGTCATTTTCTAATAATCGTGGACCGAATCAGTCAAATTATCGTGGCGGCAGTAATAATCAGTCTCGTAATGCCAGTCAAAATCGGAATCGGCCGCAGAATCAGAATAGGCATCGTAATAATCACCAGCAAGTACCTCAAACGCCACGCGTGGAAATTCCAAAGCCGACGCATGTTCAAGTGGGCGAATTAATTACTGTAAAAGATTTTGCAGCAAAATGTAATCGTTCTATTGGAGAAATTATTAAAAAATTGATGACACTGGGTGTTATGGCTGCCATTAACCAAGAAATTGATTTTGATACAGCTACTTTGGTAGGTACTGAATTTGGTGTGACAGTTGAACCTTTGCCACCTGAAGCCGATTTGACGGAAATACCGGAAATTATTGATGAACCTGAGTCACTCTTGCCTCGTTCACCTGTTGTTACTGTTATGGGACATGTCGATCATGGTAAGACATCTTTATTGGATAGTATTCGTAAAGCCAATGTAACAGCCTCTGAAGCTGGCGGTATTACGCAGCATATTGGTGCTTATCAAGTGAATTATCAAGGCAAGCGCATTGTCTTTTTAGATACACCTGGACATGAAGCTTTTACAGCCATGCGAGCTCGTGGTGCGCAAGTGACAGATATTTCTATCCTTGTTGTTGCAGCAGACGATGGTGTTATGCCTCAGACGATTGAAGCCATTAATCATTCAAAATCAGCCAAAGTGCCGATTATTGTTGCCATTAATAAAATGGACCGCCCTGGTGCTAATCCAGATGTAGTAAAACAGCAGTTATCTGAACATGGACTGATCCCTGAAGATTGGGGCGGCGATACTATTATGGTCCCTGTTTCTGCACAAAAGAAGACAGGTATTGCGGATTTACTTGAAATGGTTTTGCTTGTAGCAGAAATGCAAGAATTGAAAGCTAATCCCAATCGGACTGCCTACGGAACCATTATTGAAGCAGAACTTGATAAGGGACGCGGGCCTGTTGCAACTGTTTTAATTCAAAAAGGCACGCTGCACATCGGTGATTCCATTATTGCTGGTACAGCGCATGGCAAGGTTCGTGCGATGACAAATGAGCGCGGTGAAAAGGTTAAAAAAGCCGGGCCTTCAACACCTGTTGAAGTACTGGGACTTTCTGATGTACCACTCGCTGGCGATATTTTAGAAGCTGTTGATGAAAAGGTTGCGCGTCTTGTTGCTGATAAGCGGATTGCGAAGAAACGTACGGAAGATATGCAGCATTCCTCAAAGATTTCACTTGATGATTTGTTTGAGCAAATTAAAGAGGGAAACTTAAAAGAATTAAATATTGTTGTGAAAGCCGATGTGCAAGGTTCCATTGAGGCTCTGAAGCAAGCTCTTGTGAACCTTAAAAATGAGGAAGTAAGAGTTAATGTCATTCATGCAGCTGTTGGTGCCATTAATGAATCAGACGTCTTGCTTGCATCCGCCTCGAATACCCTCATTATTGGTTTTAACGTTCGCCCTGATGCCAATGCCAGAAAAGCAGCAGAAGCAGAAAAGGTGGATATCCGTACGTATCGTGTCATTTATGATGCCATCAATGATGTGCAAGCTGCCATAACAGGCATGTTGGCTCCAACATTTAAAGAAAATATTTTGGGACGTGTTGAAGTACGTAAAGTCATTAATATTCCACAGGGTGTAGTCGCTGGGTCTTACGTGCTTGAAGGAAAAATCTCTAATAAGTCCCAAGTTCGCATTATTCGTGATGGCGTTGTTATTCACGAAGGTGTTGTAGATGGATTGAAACGTTTTAAAGACGATGCGAAAGAGGTTGCCGCTGGCTACGAGTGCGGTGTGACCATTGAAAAATTCCGTGATATTAAAGAAGGCGATATTTTTGAAGCCTTTATTATGGAAGAAGTCAAGAAAAGCAGTTAA
- a CDS encoding L7Ae/L30e/S12e/Gadd45 family ribosomal protein: MSENKLFSLLGLAQKAGKIASGDAKVQKTVKAGQAKLLIVASDASELTQKSYRDMASFYHVQLIASFTKDQLGLAVGKGKRAALVVMDEGFSKAMCKEFSQMGE, translated from the coding sequence ATGAGTGAGAACAAGCTTTTTTCATTGCTTGGTTTGGCACAAAAAGCTGGGAAAATAGCTTCAGGAGATGCGAAGGTACAAAAAACAGTCAAGGCCGGACAGGCTAAGCTGCTTATTGTGGCAAGTGATGCTTCTGAACTTACCCAAAAATCCTATCGTGATATGGCGAGTTTTTATCACGTCCAGTTGATAGCTAGTTTTACGAAAGATCAGCTCGGTTTAGCCGTTGGTAAAGGAAAACGAGCTGCTTTGGTTGTTATGGATGAGGGCTTTTCAAAAGCAATGTGTAAGGAGTTTAGTCAAATGGGAGAGTAA
- the rnpM gene encoding RNase P modulator RnpM gives MMKQKKIPQRMCVGCQEMKNKKELLRIVRSPEGEVTIDLTGKKSGRGAYVCKSKACLEQAVKAKRLERSLKQPIDPAVYQMLLAELEKI, from the coding sequence ATGATGAAACAAAAAAAAATTCCACAACGGATGTGTGTGGGCTGTCAAGAAATGAAAAACAAGAAAGAATTATTACGAATTGTCCGGTCGCCTGAAGGTGAAGTGACAATTGATTTAACAGGAAAAAAATCTGGACGTGGAGCTTATGTTTGTAAAAGTAAGGCATGTTTGGAACAAGCGGTAAAAGCCAAACGGCTTGAACGTTCTTTAAAACAACCGATCGATCCAGCAGTATATCAAATGTTACTGGCTGAATTGGAGAAAATATGA
- the nusA gene encoding transcription termination factor NusA has product MNAEFMQAFEQLGREKGISPVVLFDAIEAALISAYKRNFGSAQNVRVSLDRTTGEIHVYARKTVVEEAQDIRLEMSLADARSLDMRYELEDVVEVEVTPKNFGRIAAQTAKQVVVQRIREAERGMIYEEFSSRESDIVNGIVQRIEQKNVFVDLGKAEAILAPSEQMPGDTYKHGDRVKTYIIEVKKTTKGPQILVSRTHPGLLKRLFELEVPEIHDGIVEIKSVAREPGLRSKIAVHSRDEDIDPVGACVGHKGMRVQTIVNELKGEKIDIVKWNADPAKYIANALSPAKVVSVEVSEAEKMSKVIVPDYQLSLAIGKEGQNARLAAKLTSWKIDIKSESQAQALEE; this is encoded by the coding sequence ATGAATGCAGAATTTATGCAGGCTTTTGAACAATTAGGCCGTGAGAAAGGAATTTCACCTGTTGTACTCTTTGATGCCATTGAAGCTGCTTTAATTTCAGCGTATAAACGGAATTTTGGCTCTGCGCAGAATGTGCGGGTTTCGCTGGATCGGACGACAGGAGAAATTCATGTGTACGCCCGTAAAACTGTTGTGGAAGAGGCACAAGATATACGACTTGAAATGTCTCTTGCTGATGCGCGTAGTCTTGATATGCGCTATGAACTGGAAGATGTTGTTGAAGTGGAAGTTACGCCAAAAAACTTTGGTCGTATTGCCGCACAAACAGCGAAACAAGTTGTTGTACAGCGCATTAGAGAGGCCGAGCGGGGCATGATCTATGAAGAATTTTCTAGTCGCGAAAGTGATATTGTCAATGGTATTGTGCAGCGCATTGAACAAAAAAATGTCTTTGTTGATCTCGGCAAAGCTGAAGCTATTTTAGCACCGTCGGAACAAATGCCAGGTGATACTTATAAACATGGGGATCGCGTAAAGACCTATATTATTGAAGTGAAAAAAACGACGAAGGGTCCGCAAATTCTTGTTTCACGTACCCATCCGGGGTTATTGAAGCGTTTGTTTGAATTAGAAGTTCCGGAAATCCATGATGGCATTGTGGAGATCAAATCGGTAGCGCGTGAACCGGGGCTTCGTTCTAAGATTGCTGTTCATTCACGTGATGAAGATATCGATCCTGTGGGCGCCTGTGTAGGTCATAAGGGCATGCGCGTACAAACCATTGTGAATGAACTGAAGGGTGAAAAAATTGATATTGTCAAATGGAATGCTGATCCAGCCAAATATATTGCTAACGCCCTCAGTCCTGCCAAGGTTGTTTCTGTTGAAGTAAGTGAAGCAGAAAAAATGTCCAAAGTCATTGTTCCTGATTATCAACTTTCCTTAGCTATTGGCAAAGAAGGTCAAAATGCCCGACTCGCTGCAAAATTGACGAGTTGGAAAATTGATATCAAGTCAGAGTCACAGGCGCAGGCTCTTGAGGAGTAG
- a CDS encoding ribosome maturation factor RimP translates to MKTERIEELVENLVIDIIQDRDIEVVDVEYVKEHDWFLRVYLDKIGGIELDDCQLVSEQLEDKLEKLDPIPGSYYLEVSSPGLDRQLRKERDFIRHKGDKVELHTFALVNGKKSFVGVLNGADQGKIYLDINGIQCEFDKENVSQVRLYLEF, encoded by the coding sequence ATGAAGACAGAACGGATCGAGGAGCTTGTGGAAAATCTTGTTATTGACATCATCCAAGACCGCGACATAGAAGTTGTTGATGTGGAATATGTAAAAGAGCATGACTGGTTTTTGCGGGTTTATCTTGATAAAATCGGTGGGATCGAATTAGATGACTGTCAACTTGTCAGTGAGCAATTAGAAGACAAACTGGAGAAGTTAGACCCCATTCCAGGTAGCTATTATTTGGAAGTATCTTCTCCCGGACTTGATAGACAGCTTCGCAAAGAGCGTGATTTTATTCGCCACAAAGGGGATAAAGTTGAGTTACATACATTTGCACTGGTAAATGGCAAAAAGTCCTTTGTAGGTGTTTTAAACGGAGCGGATCAAGGCAAAATTTACTTGGATATAAATGGTATTCAGTGTGAATTTGATAAAGAAAACGTATCTCAAGTGCGACTTTATCTCGAATTTTAA